Proteins found in one Methanospirillum hungatei JF-1 genomic segment:
- a CDS encoding phage/plasmid primase, P4 family: MTEAVSVQNHSEEETCIPPEIMALGDNIRVIPVKPGIKKPIGDKWQNENNHPLDYRGIHYWFKNGNNYGIIPQGDLVILDADEPEKLGEVIDYIGDSLTVRTPSGGYHIYFYCAELGTKKIILYEFEENHDGKRKKGLHLAEIYMAGCRGFVVGAGSRTDKGVYRVVNASAPRRLPDPGDFKRIIRPFRDDIKYDDGSHKQNQKERDSIPKLYKNEVYQDGERNNALISLAGRLVGTGITDESELFRMLSDANNNRCIPTLDEADVQRIARSALRYEPNQRRPLTDLGNGERFFDMHGETTKFIPAWQKWFIWDGHLWREDRKQEIRKLANKTVRSLYVEASKIEEDDLRKKLVSWARASESASKIQALLTSAAALVADVPESFDNKPDLFNLKNGTYNLHSHEFRDHLQADMLTKCGNFSYEPNASCPVWEKHIQTIFLNDQSLIGSFQELCGYSFLSGNPDEIFVICHGSGRNGKGKTLDLLKHLHGDYAKTADFKTFLTPSYTNSGSNPSPDLARLYRSRLVIASETGNGSVLDESIIKRLSGNDTISARFLRQEIFEYTPEFVIFLQMNPIPRFNDWDKAIENRLWLVPFNHYFEPKDRDPDILDKFKAESAGIFCWCMEGLKRYQALGRLTRAAAIETACESVRKENDSISCFIEDCCTLSGKISRKDLYNHYAVWCGGVDMCPEVPRKFTSALLKKHGVKDGVKSNGVRYLQGISIQ, translated from the coding sequence ATGACTGAAGCGGTAAGCGTTCAGAACCATTCTGAAGAGGAAACATGCATCCCTCCTGAAATCATGGCTCTTGGTGATAATATTCGTGTCATTCCTGTTAAACCGGGTATAAAGAAACCTATCGGGGACAAATGGCAAAACGAAAACAATCATCCGCTCGATTATCGTGGTATCCACTATTGGTTTAAAAACGGCAACAATTACGGAATTATACCGCAGGGCGATCTCGTTATTTTAGACGCTGATGAACCGGAAAAGCTCGGAGAGGTCATTGATTACATCGGCGATAGCCTCACTGTTCGGACGCCTTCCGGGGGATACCACATTTATTTTTATTGCGCCGAATTGGGCACTAAAAAGATAATCCTCTATGAATTTGAAGAAAATCACGACGGGAAAAGAAAAAAAGGTCTTCATCTTGCCGAGATATATATGGCTGGTTGTCGTGGCTTCGTGGTTGGCGCAGGAAGCCGAACTGACAAAGGGGTTTATCGTGTTGTAAACGCATCAGCACCTCGGAGACTGCCAGATCCGGGAGATTTTAAGCGTATAATCAGACCATTTCGGGATGACATAAAATACGACGATGGCAGTCACAAACAAAACCAAAAAGAAAGGGATTCAATCCCAAAACTCTATAAAAACGAAGTATATCAAGACGGTGAACGAAACAACGCCTTAATTTCTTTGGCCGGCCGTTTAGTGGGCACGGGGATCACAGATGAATCAGAACTGTTTCGGATGCTTTCAGACGCGAATAATAATCGGTGTATACCAACATTGGATGAGGCGGATGTCCAACGCATAGCCCGAAGTGCCCTTCGATATGAACCCAACCAGCGGCGCCCATTAACCGATTTAGGGAATGGTGAGCGCTTCTTCGATATGCATGGTGAAACCACCAAATTCATACCAGCATGGCAAAAATGGTTTATCTGGGATGGTCATTTATGGCGGGAAGACCGGAAGCAAGAGATCCGCAAACTTGCCAATAAGACCGTTCGATCGCTGTATGTTGAAGCCTCAAAAATCGAAGAGGACGACTTACGAAAGAAATTGGTTTCTTGGGCTCGGGCATCCGAAAGCGCATCTAAAATACAGGCGCTTTTAACTTCTGCTGCTGCACTGGTCGCTGATGTTCCTGAATCGTTTGATAATAAGCCAGACTTGTTCAACTTAAAAAATGGAACATATAACCTTCACAGTCATGAATTCAGGGACCATCTCCAGGCGGATATGCTCACAAAATGTGGCAATTTCTCATATGAGCCTAATGCTTCTTGTCCTGTTTGGGAAAAGCACATACAGACCATATTTTTGAATGACCAGAGTTTGATTGGTTCATTTCAGGAATTATGTGGATACTCGTTCCTTTCAGGTAATCCTGATGAAATCTTCGTTATTTGTCATGGTTCGGGGAGAAATGGCAAAGGCAAAACCCTTGACCTTCTGAAGCATTTACACGGCGATTATGCTAAAACTGCTGATTTTAAGACGTTCCTCACTCCGAGTTACACCAATTCAGGATCAAATCCCAGCCCTGATCTGGCTCGGCTGTATCGTTCACGTCTGGTTATCGCATCTGAAACCGGTAATGGCTCCGTTCTTGATGAATCGATTATAAAACGCCTTTCTGGCAATGATACCATATCGGCAAGGTTTCTTCGACAGGAAATATTTGAGTATACACCCGAATTTGTAATATTTTTGCAAATGAACCCCATACCACGCTTTAACGATTGGGATAAAGCCATTGAGAATAGGCTTTGGCTGGTGCCATTCAATCATTATTTCGAACCAAAAGACCGCGATCCGGATATACTTGACAAATTCAAGGCTGAATCGGCAGGTATCTTCTGCTGGTGCATGGAAGGCCTGAAGCGCTATCAGGCGCTTGGTCGGCTCACCCGGGCTGCTGCAATCGAAACGGCTTGTGAATCAGTCCGGAAGGAAAACGACAGTATATCGTGTTTTATTGAAGATTGTTGCACCTTAAGCGGTAAAATTTCAAGAAAAGACCTGTATAACCATTATGCTGTGTGGTGTGGTGGTGTCGACATGTGCCCTGAAGTGCCCCGAAAATTCACAAGTGCCCTGCTAAAAAAACACGGGGTTAAAGATGGCGTAAAGTCAAACGGAGTTAGATATTTGCAGGGAATTTCTATCCAGTAA